The stretch of DNA CTCTGTTATGACTGGGTTGTAAATAAAGCAAAACAAGCCAATGATCAAAAGACTTTGAAGAAACTGTATGAATTAGGTCAACCTCCCTATCTTAACGTAAAACAATGGACCGAATTTCGCCGACCTCTAATTAAATATAATTCTATGGTATATAAAAGTGAAACGGTACAACATCCAGGTATGATTGGAGGGTTAAAACAATTTTTTACTAGTTCTGAGTATTCCTTAATGGATATTTTCCATTCCTTTTATAGTGCCTATAATCTTACATACACCCAAGAATTAATCGAGGATTTTGCAAAAATAAATTTAAATCAACTAAAAAAAGTAGAAACTAGAATTGCATTTTTACATGGTACAAAAGATGTCCATGTAGAAGGGAAACCGGTGGAAACATTTTTTAATAATCTAGAGGCACCACTTGGAAAAGAGATCGTTTGGTATGAAAATTCATCGCATATGTTTCATCCGGATGATGCTAGAATGATAGAAAAATATATTATCGATTTTGCTCATGCGTAATGTTTGAATGGCAGAGCAATGAGGTACTAGGAAACCACGTGTATTTTATACGTGGTTTTTATGACGATTTTATACATATTCCACCTTTATCAAGCAAAAAATACATTTGGCTCTTTTAGTAAAAAATAGGAGGTAATATATGAAATGGTTTTATAGGATATTCATGTACTCAGTAATGCTTGCCATATTTGGGTGGACAGGACATCATCAAGCTTTATCACGAGTAGTAGATGATCAGAATCATTACGGTGCAAACAAAACAAAAAATGAGGTACTTCAAGTGGCAAGGCAAAATCCACAAGGGGATCAAGGCCTATCCGAAGAATATCATGGACATCAATCTGATCGTCCTGAAGCCAAAAATCCTAAAAAGGCAAAGCCACCTGCAGCGGACAACCGGCTTGTTCAAGTTCAACTTTTAGGAATCAATGATTTACATGGTCAGTTAAATGTTACTCGTAAAGTAAATGGAAAGCCTGCAGGGCGCATTGACTATTTAGCTGCTTATCTAAAACAAAGAGAAGCGGAGAATAAAAACACACTTCTTGTTCAGGATGGAGATATGGTTGGAGCCAGTCCACCAGTATCGGCACTATTACAAGATGAACCGACCATTGAGCTACTTAATAAACTTGGATTCAATATTGGAACTGTTGGAAATCACGAATTTGATGAAGGTTTAAATGAACTCCTTCGTCTAATAAATGGTGGCTCCCATCCAAAAACAGGGAATTTTGCTGGTTCCACATTTCCATGGATAGTAGCAAATGTAATCAATGAAAAAACAGGAAAAACCATTTTACCTCCCTATCACGTGATTAAGGTAAATGGAATGCCAATTGGTTTCATCGGGGTGGTAACAACTGAGACACCGACTGTCGTTGTACCAAGTGGTGTAGCGGGCTTAAAATTCACCGATGAGGTAGAAGCGATTAACCGAAATGTTGCTGAATTAAAAAAACAAGGAGTAAAATCGATTATTGTTCTAGCCCATAATCCAGGTACATCTGGCCCAAATGGAGAAAATCCTACAGGTCAGCTTGTTGATATTGCCAATCGAGTGGACGATGAAGTGGATATTATTTTTGGCGGTCATAATCATGCTTATATGAATGCTACAATTGATAATAAACTGTTAGTTCAATCGTATTCTTATGGGACGGCTTTTTCAGATGTTGATTTTGAAATTGATCCGAAAACGAAGGATATTGTTTCCAAGCGGGCAGAGATTGTGACAACCTTTCAAGAAGGGATAGAGCCAGATCCTGAAATTAAGAAAATGCTTGAAAGCTATGAAGCGAAGGTAGAGCCAATTGTTAAACGTATAGTTGGATCTACATCTGATAACTTAACAGCAAAGCAAAATGAAAATGGTGAATCTGTTCTTGGGGATTTCATTGCCGATGCACAAAGAAATGCGATGAATACAGATTTCGCATTTATGAACCCTGGGGGTATACGAGCTGATATTGATCCGGGTGATATTACCTGGGGCGAGGTATATACGGTACAGCCTTTTAATAATGAATTGGTAAAAATGACAATGACCGGGCAGCAAATTCGTGACTTGCTTAACCAGCAGTGGGGTACAAGAACTGCGATCCTACAAATTTCTGGTTTAACATATACTTGGGACCCTAATAAGCCTGTTGGAAACAGGGTAGTGAGTGTCAAGCTTTCGGACGGTACAGAACTTGATTCCGCTAAGTCGTATACGGTAACAGCAAACATCTTCTTATCTGGTGGGGGAGATGGTTTTACGGAATTCACTAAAGCCCAAAATAAAGAAGTTGGTCCGGTTGATTTAGAAGCACTTGTAAATTACATTGGGGAACAGCCAAAACCGTTCTCCTATCTTATTCAAAATAGAATTCAGAGAGTTCAATAAAACCATAAGGATGACTCTTATGTAAATGAGTCATCCTTATTAGCTTTACTTAAATTAGAAAAACCATTTAGAATAATATATAAACAATCCTTTTTAATGAAAGGGGGGAATATGTATGTATAAAAAAATAATTGAGCCGCGTGTTTCTGAAACAGATGGTGTCGGGCACATCAATAACACTACTATACCAATTTGGTTTGAAGCTGCTAGAAATGAGATTTTTAAATTATTTACCCCTGACAGTTCTTTTGAAAATTGGAAAATGATTATTTTAAATATGAATGTGTACTATATGAAGCAAATTTATTTCGGTAAGGATGTGGAAGTTTTTACATGGGTCCAAAAAATCGGAAATTCCAGTTTACAACTTTACGAGGAAATTCACCAGGAAGGAAGAGTTTGTGCAAAAGGAACAGTCACCTATGTAAATTTTAATCTCAAAAAACAACAATCTGAAACAATACCTCAAGAGATCAGAAAAGTATTGGAGCTACACCTTTATCAAACGAATAAGTGATTAGTTGAATATATCCTTACTTAAAAAATTTGAAAAAGGTTCTTGAAATAGATTAATAAATAGACTATTATTTTATTTAACCGCTAATTACTACATATTGTTTTTTAATGAAAGAAAAACAACTATATATTGTGTTTGCCTTGAGAGAAGATGCCATTAGGCTTAATAGGGAATCTGGTGAAATACCAGAACTGCCCCCGCA from Bacillus sp. SLBN-46 encodes:
- a CDS encoding alpha/beta hydrolase, giving the protein MDSVEKIRLGGVEQTVLIQAENPTKPVLLFIHGGPCMPVPGVVSRGQDYAVSTTTKELVKHFVVVFYDQRGAGKSFNKNTPAESMRVEQYITDCNELVDVLRSRFNQEKIYLAAHSWGSIIGLNMTLRYPEKLHGYIGISQILNWTDNDKLCYDWVVNKAKQANDQKTLKKLYELGQPPYLNVKQWTEFRRPLIKYNSMVYKSETVQHPGMIGGLKQFFTSSEYSLMDIFHSFYSAYNLTYTQELIEDFAKINLNQLKKVETRIAFLHGTKDVHVEGKPVETFFNNLEAPLGKEIVWYENSSHMFHPDDARMIEKYIIDFAHA
- a CDS encoding 5'-nucleotidase C-terminal domain-containing protein — protein: MKWFYRIFMYSVMLAIFGWTGHHQALSRVVDDQNHYGANKTKNEVLQVARQNPQGDQGLSEEYHGHQSDRPEAKNPKKAKPPAADNRLVQVQLLGINDLHGQLNVTRKVNGKPAGRIDYLAAYLKQREAENKNTLLVQDGDMVGASPPVSALLQDEPTIELLNKLGFNIGTVGNHEFDEGLNELLRLINGGSHPKTGNFAGSTFPWIVANVINEKTGKTILPPYHVIKVNGMPIGFIGVVTTETPTVVVPSGVAGLKFTDEVEAINRNVAELKKQGVKSIIVLAHNPGTSGPNGENPTGQLVDIANRVDDEVDIIFGGHNHAYMNATIDNKLLVQSYSYGTAFSDVDFEIDPKTKDIVSKRAEIVTTFQEGIEPDPEIKKMLESYEAKVEPIVKRIVGSTSDNLTAKQNENGESVLGDFIADAQRNAMNTDFAFMNPGGIRADIDPGDITWGEVYTVQPFNNELVKMTMTGQQIRDLLNQQWGTRTAILQISGLTYTWDPNKPVGNRVVSVKLSDGTELDSAKSYTVTANIFLSGGGDGFTEFTKAQNKEVGPVDLEALVNYIGEQPKPFSYLIQNRIQRVQ
- a CDS encoding thioesterase family protein, coding for MYKKIIEPRVSETDGVGHINNTTIPIWFEAARNEIFKLFTPDSSFENWKMIILNMNVYYMKQIYFGKDVEVFTWVQKIGNSSLQLYEEIHQEGRVCAKGTVTYVNFNLKKQQSETIPQEIRKVLELHLYQTNK